The genomic window ATTACACATCCACTTTTAAAAAGCAAATAGTTCAGTTATACCAAAACGGGAAAAGTAAGTCAGATATAGCGAAAGAATACGATGTCCACATATCAGTTATTGGGAGATGGCTCAGCCAATATGATAATAGTGGATCTTTTAAAGAAAAAGAGAACAGAAGTGAATTGGAACTTGAAAATATCCAACTAAAAAAGAGAAATAAAGAATTGGAAATGGAGAATGATATCCTAAAGCAAGCGGCGCTGATCTTGGGACGAAAATAAATGTAA from Sebaldella sp. S0638 includes these protein-coding regions:
- a CDS encoding transposase — translated: MAAKKRKRRNYTSTFKKQIVQLYQNGKSKSDIAKEYDVHISVIGRWLSQYDNSGSFKEKENRSELELENIQLKKRNKELEMENDILKQAALILGRK